In Sander lucioperca isolate FBNREF2018 chromosome 21, SLUC_FBN_1.2, whole genome shotgun sequence, the following proteins share a genomic window:
- the mmd2a gene encoding monocyte to macrophage differentiation factor 2a — protein sequence MDFKRTKFGRFMNCRVPASKRYQPTEYEHAANCATHGVWILPSLVGGSVLYFLSVDQWHSVAAWLYGSGLTGLFVTSTLFHTAAWKISHLRKVEQRFHMCDRMAIYFFIAASYSPWLMLRDLGPWACHMRWLIWLMACVGSVYVFFFHERYKLVELFGYVAMGVVPALVILSMVERAGVCELAVGGVFYVVGVVFFKSDGLIPFAHAIWHVFVAAGACIHYYAIWRYLYLPGPLLQTSR from the exons GTTCATGAACTGCAGGGTCCCAGCCAGTAAGAGATACCAGCCCACTGAATATGAACATGCTGCAAACTGTGCCACACATGGG GTATGGATCCTCCCCAGTCTGGTGGGTGGGTCTGTGctctacttcctgtctgtggaCCAATGGCATAGTGTGGCTGCCTGGCTCTATGGGAGCGGTCTCACCGGCCTGTTCGTCACCTCAACACTCTTCCACACCGCTGCCTGGAAAATCAGCCAcctccg gAAGGTGGAGCAGCGTTTCCACATGTGTGACAGAATGGCCATCTACTTCTTCATAGCTGCCTCCTACTCTCCCTG GTTGATGCTGAGGGATCTGGGGCCCTGGGCGTGCCACATGCGCTGGCTGATATGGCTCATGGCTTGCGTAGGATCCGTGTATGTCTTCTTTTTCCACGAGAG GTACAAGCTGGTAGAGTTGTTTGGATATGTGGCCATGGGGGTTGTTCCGGCTTTGGTCATCCTGTCTATG GTAGAGcgtgcaggtgtgtgtgaacTGGCAGTGGGAGGTGTCTTCTATGTGGTGGGCGTGGTCTTCTTTAAGAGCGATGGCCTCATCCCTTTCGCCCACGCCATCTGGCATGTTTTCGTGGCAGCAGGAGCATGCATTCATTATTACGCCATCTGGAGGTACCTGTACTTACCTGGGCCGCTGCTGCAGACGTCGAGGTGA